In Humulus lupulus chromosome 6, drHumLupu1.1, whole genome shotgun sequence, a single genomic region encodes these proteins:
- the LOC133783136 gene encoding histone H4, whose product MSGRGKGGKGLGKGGAKRHRKVLRDNIQGITKPAIRRLARRGGVKRISGLIYEETRGVLKIFLENVIRDAVTYTEHARRKTVTAMDVVYALKRQGRTLYGFGG is encoded by the coding sequence ATGTCTGGAAGAGGAAAAGGTGGAAAGGGATTGGGAAAGGGCGGTGCGAAGAGGCATCGTAAGGTTCTGAGGGACAACATCCAGGGGATCACCAAGCCGGCGATCCGCCGTCTGGCCAGGCGTGGTGGCGTCAAGCGTATCAGCGGTCTCATCTACGAGGAGACCCGCGGCGTCCTCAAGATCTTTCTTGAGAACGTCATCCGTGACGCCGTCACTTACACCGAGCACGCTCGCCGGAAGACCGTCACCGCCATGGACGTCGTCTACGCCTTGAAGAGGCAAGGCCGGACCTTGTACGGTTTCGGAGGCTAA